The sequence GAAGAATTTAGCCAGTTTGTAAAAATCAATGGTATTAAGCACATCAAGTCTGCTACCTACCATCCGGCTAGTAATGGCCAGGTTGAGAGAGCTGTGCAGACTTTCAAGAGCAAACTCAGATCGATGGAAAAGGAATCAGGAACTCTGTCACAGAAACTCTGTACGTTCCTGTTACACTACAGATCCTCACCTCATGCGACTACTGGGCTCTCTCCCAGCGAGTTGTTCCTGGGTCGACAGCTAAGGACAAGGCTGTTCTTATTGAAACCAGACGTCGAGGAGTCAGTGCAAGAGAAGCAGGGCAAGCAGTTGGAAGAACCTGCAATTGCACGCGCAGTCAGACAGTTTCAACCAGGAGATCTTGTCTGGGCTCAAGACTACAGGTCTCGATcaagcaaatggacagagGGCATTATCGACTCTGTATTAGGTCCAGTAACCTACCAAGTTCAAGTAGAGAACTATCTCTGGAAACAACACATTGATCAGTTGAAGGCTAGGATACCTACTGATATGGTAATGGAGGTATTGATTTCCATTCCAGAGCCTTCAACTCAGAGTCTACCTCCAGTCCAGGAGCCAGTTGTCAGTTCAGGCACAGAAGCTGCACATCCATCCACTACTAATCAGGACAGGGAGTTAGAGCAACCCCAAGGGTTTCCTCAGGAGGCTGAAGCTAGTGTTCCAGCACTTACAAGTTTGTCGATGCCACGTAGGAATCCGCCACGTGTTAGGAAACCTCCAGACAGTTTGGACTTGTAGTGCACGTATAGATGTAGAGACACGGTCTTAGCTAAGGAGGGGGtgatgtagtgtattgtggtAATGGGTGGAGTCAATTAGAGTGTGGTATACACTGTACTTGTAGTGTCTATTTCAGTTAGCAATAACAGTTGTGTTTTGGGTGTACTTGAGTCCACATGTACGCGTATTCCTCTCTGTCTAACGGACATTACATTATATTACAAAACGAATACTGTACAACTGGGAACATGGCGTCATTGCAGACATAGGAAGTTCCAAGCTGCATTCGAGGCCATCACGTTTACCGTGACATTTGGAGCCCAACTGTTGGTGAAGAGCTAATGCGTAAGAGAGAGACGACCAATGACAAGGATCGATACACTGCAGCAGTGATGCACGGAAGCACAGTTGTGGGGCACGTCCCAAGAGTAATATCCGCAACTTGTGCACTATTCTTGAAACGAAAAGGTACTTACTATTCAATTCATAGTCTCTGGAAACAGGCACTTCTTTGATTCCTCAAGGAAGGTTAGAGGTAGGTACCTTGTGTCTTTCAGTGGGCCTGTTTTCCGCAGCGTACTTGCCAATCTGAGCTTTTACTTCTGCTGTGTACTCGTAGTTTGTACGAGCTTTCTCACAGTACACCTTTCAGACATAGCACGACTTACGAAGTCGTTGGCTCGCTCCACTTCTGCTTGCAACAGCGAGCATGAAGCACATGTGGAGACTGTAAGAAGAGCAGGCCGTTCAAAGTCTTTGCGCTGAAAGTATGCACAGCACCATTTTTGTCATTTAgctgtgcgcatgcgcaatgaaactaaactaaaataatattgaCGCTTTCTATTTTGGCGATTCACTCTTAAATCGCCAATTGCCAAAATAACACCGTCGCCAAAATTTCTCGTTCTACAGTAAATCAGTGGCAGAACTACAAATTAATGCAGCAAGCATTCCCTTCCAGTTCCAGACTgtaagcaaacaacaaagtctcAGAAATATGTGAATCAGCAACTTGTGTATAATCTTCATGTCTTACTATGCAGTATGTTGTAACAGCTAGTACACACATATACTTGTTACAATGTCTAGATATAGGTTACTAGATGACTAGCGTGTTATATGGCTATCAGCACAAGGGCGACGTTATCATCCAAGGCACTAAACGACTCCACGTGCTGAtaaagccatatagcacgcTAATCATATGATAAGTTATTTATatcatggtcacgtgatgtaagGTACAAGTGAGAGTAAATAATAACTGaaagtaacttattgcacactttCCATGCAATACGTCATACACCACCTCAACACGAGCTCGTGACTGGttgcacgtcacgtgaccatggtataaatcTGGTATAATAAACTCacacaattattgtgtgaataaCACCAAAAGGATACCATATGTACACTTGGAACTGTAACCCGTATCTTCAACAACTTGGGGCCACAGCATAATGTATCTCATATAGCCAATCTATTGATAATTCCTTGCACTACTCGTTGATTAAATGCTCTACAAACTCACACACTGACTAAACTATGGCCGAACACGACCAAGCTCAAATTCACTCTACAACAAAATGTGATAAGTTTCCATCACACAAAAAACAGATTACAATATTATCTGGTAAACATtacaacatgcaaacaggTATAAATTTTCATGACCTAAATTGTATTCACTCAGTCACCCAAcatacagttaattaaatctcACCTTTTTCGGCAGCTTCAGCTTTCACTGCAGAACTGGGCACAACCGCAACATCCTACAACGTATCATCACAAACTTAACATAAAATACTAACTCTGTAGCTTATTGTGTGACTCTATTTGATCTAAACTGTGTACACTGACGGTATCCACTGTTAGCTAAATTGTTTACAGAGGTTGTGTGGTCACTTTACAAAGAGTATCTGCACCCATGCACTACCAACTTGAGGTCGTTAGGAATAATGATTCTACAGAAACAATTGAACAATAGTTTGtgtcttggtgtgtgtgtgtgtgtgtgtatgtgtgtgtgtgtgtgtgtgtgtgtgtgtgtgtgtgtgtgtgtgtgtgtgtgtgtgtgtgtgtgtgcgtgtgtgcatgcaacaCCACTGAACTGAGTGCTAACTGATCAACTTAGCACACAAAGAAACTGTCTTTCTAACCACGGTACAGACAGCATAAGAAGTCCAAAACCTTGTGCTTCCAATGGCCATGTTCTTGCTCATTTTCATGTTCTTTGTCTTCTGTCGTACCATCTTCTGAATGGCTTGTTGGTTGCAAAAAGTCTGAATAAAAGAGAGAACACAGAATATCTCAAACTGTCAGGGAAACCAAAATATCCCTAAAGGCAAATGCTGAAGATTACAATAGTAACTACTTCAAACCCCTAAAGTTACAAATGCCTAGCTTGAGCTGCACTGCATCATTGTTTAGTTTGATGTGACAAAAGTATACACCTATATGTCGGAGATCCTACATCTAAATTGCAATTGTTAAAGTATCATCCAAAGGCATCATGCAGTAATGAAATAAGACTAGAACATTGCACAAGTTTGAAAAGTCAAGCAAGCAACAAGAGAATATACGCTATACAAACTGCATAAAGCATCTCCTCATACTACAACATTATCCCCACAAATCACATAAAGAAGATACTGTACAATAGCACAGACAGCGACTTGACAACCTGCACACAAAAATCTATAAACAGCACAAAACACTATGGCATCACAACCTAATTTCCTACACTAAACTAGTCCAACACTCCAATGCACACCCAATTAGTGTCATTTCGTACAACATAAAGTCATATTCTAGTACTGACCTTCATTTCGTTCTTTACACTTCTGTCTGTACATAAGCATGTATGCAGTAGGGTTGAGGCTGGTATACCCATACCGTGTCTGTTCTCCAAATGTTGATTCAATATCTTCTTCTGTCACCTACAAATTAAAATGACAAATGACATACCACAATACATCAAATTCTGACTGTGTCGTTAGGTAGATCATTTATTAGAAAGGGAATCATGACAGAAAGCTAGCTAActgttgcttaattaactgCACAATTTTAGACACATTAATGAGTCTATTTCAATTAAGTATATGCATCACTCACATGCTTACAGCATAAAAAGCACCATACTACTTTCCATTTCTAAGAGTCTTCGATACTTGACAATAATCTTATTCAAGTCTTATTCACCTGTTACAGTCTCCAAAAACTTATTTATATAACTTCAAAGCATATTAGAGAAATACAAGAAATTGTGACTTATTCTTGCTTGCTAACAATAAACTATATATCAGATTTACTACACTGAGTGTCATgatgcaaacatacaacaacaattttGAGTTTGTAGTGTACAGTTGCAACTTGTCAGCGTTATCATGCAACAATATACTACAGTTTGCATAATCACATGAAAGTATCTCAGCTGCCACTGTGACAATACAAAGCAAATTTAGTAATGGTCTCACAGGGTTCTGCCAACGATGGTCGGAGGTGGTCGGGCCAAACCATCATTCATCAAACACCaaccatcactccacatgttccAACCACCACTATATACGTTAGCTAGTGGTTTACTTGCTCCAATGGATGGCAGACATCTAGCCTTGCCATAGTATAAATGTGAGACTGGGCAACATAGTTGTCCgactgttgacagaagttgcagctttcttAGTCTGCTCTTTCAGATTATAGACCATCAACAGTGGTGATATCGATATTCTGTTTGGCTCTttcttgtcagaaataaaccACGCCCCTTAATGCAGCAGATACCCGACCACCACTCTGAAAATCCTCGGCAGGACACGGGTCTCAGTTTCCAACCATGGTTGATAAAAAGGATACACTACCGGTATTGTGTACAACAGTCTTATCTTTTGCTAATAAAATGTACACAAATTAGCATTACTTCATGAGATGGGCATGCCGCAAACCTTGAAATCACTAACTAATACAGCAAGTGAGACAATAAACAGTTGCCTTCTCCAAACAAGAAACCaaatttgttgcatgtctagCATTTTTCCCAATTTCAGCACAAAAGCATCGAGTAACATTGATTCCTATAACGATTCTTGTTACTGGAACTGCATGTAGGTGACTCTATATCAGGcagctgtgtttgtttttgtttttgtgtgaaCTGACTGGTAGCATACCAACTTAATTAGTAACGACCACAAAAAGAAACTGTCTTGCTAACCAAAGCACAGACAGCGTAAGAAGTCCAAGACCTTGCACTTCACGTGGTCCTGTTCTTGCTCATTTTTGGGTTCTTTATGGTCCTGTTCTTGCTCATTTTTagcttctttctcttctttcatATCACCTTCTGAATACTTCCTTGATGGTAAAAAGtctgaataaataaataaccaTTACTACCTTAAACTCCTGAATTTAAAACAAATATTTTACGATGTACCACATAATCATTTTTAAGTGTGTTAGGTTGACATGAcaaaaacaatacaaacagtGTCTACACCTACTCACGAATCCTATTTATATATCTAAATTGCAAAGCATCATCCAAAGACATCAACAATGAAATAAGAACAGAACGTTGTACATGTTGAACAGTCTCAAGCTTAAGCCAGATAAAACATAGAATATGCTATACAAGAGTGTGAGTAGCCCCTCATACACACAGTACAACAATGTGccacacaaaacacatcaaAAGGACATCGCACAATATGACTTGGCAACCTACGCATAAATTTTATAAACAGTACAAAATCGTTTGGCATCACAACTTAATCCCCCACACTCAATTAAAGTCCAAATCCTCAGGCACAACTAAATAACATCCTTTCATAGGACATAAACTCATATTCTAGTACTGACCTTCATTTCGCTCTTgacatgtctgtctatacataAGCATGTATGCAGTTGGCTTGGAGCTGGTGTACCATGCAGACTGTTCGCCAAATGTTGATCTAATATCTTCCTCTCTCACCTACAAAGTTGAAAGAACATACCACAACACAGTACATCAAATTCTGACTGTGTTGTTAGGTAGTAATCATTTATTAGAAAGTAAATCTTGAGTAAAAGCAAACTCTTACCTAAACACCAATTCCTAATGACTatgaaaaatagaaattataaatacaaaccTTGGAAACCGTCTGATCATTGAAACAGTACCACTGATTATCAGAAAATGACCTACAAGAAATAAAACAACCATACAGAAATCAGACGAGTATCCAATGAGAGTCACTTAATTAGTACCTGATATATGCATAATAGTGACCAGAATAAGCTGAACCTGTATGaaccaaaattgaaaatagttCATACACATATGGAccctaacacacaaacaatatacATAAAACATATTTAGTTACTTGAACGCATATAGATGGTTGCAGCATCTCATGTCACTGAGCATTTAGTAATTAGTACTAAGTGTCAAGCTGAAAGAAACATACTTGAGAATTGTTTGAAGAGCTAGCAGAAGCTTCCGGCATATGACTAGATGTATCTGTTGTATCATCACCTTCATCTTCTATTAGAAAAAGACATGTAGCACACCAGTTAAGATATTTAGATCAAATTAAAACTGCACCTGCACCTCCATTCAACTGTTGTCCAGAACATTCTGAGTCAATATATTTGTTTAGATTCAGTTGAACTGGAAAAGTCATCCTAAAGACAAAACTATGCTAGTACATAGAATCTGCTATGTACAATTAGTTGCACATAACAAATAAGAGTAGGTATACAGTGTAGTGAATTCCATATCCAAACTAGTCATACATACACCGTAACACATGATACGTCATATAACAAAAACAGCAtccaacaaacaacaggtcTCTCAGACTCTGATTAGTACAAATTTTAAGATAAATGTCATACAGTTAACAACGTCTGCAATTGCTTCAAAGgctttgtttcttttctaacGTTCAATAGTCTGCAGCCACATGTGCCAAATGGCAACGTGACAACAAGTCTACACAGACAGAGcgtttacttaattaatcgtCTCCTAATTCTCTACTATCTGTGCACCATGCAGTCAAAGCTAATATATTTTGGTTTTAAATATAGTGTCTATCGATTGCCTTTAATAACATATCTGCATTAGCTCACTGAATTTCATAAAATAATCTACATCTAATATTGCAATGACTTTATTTGATCGGTACCTGTCAGTAACTTTGACTCGCTTCATTGTCCAATAGTCAAAGTCAAAACGCTTCAACAACAAAGTTAGAAGATAAGGAAACGACGTAAACTTAAGTCCCTGaagcaaacaacaagcacAAAAGTTGAGTCAATGACAACAATTCTTCAGTTGTATTTCAGCATCACCTTTTCCGCACGACATTTCCTTTGGCAGTTGTCACAGTAGTACTGCCAAACAATCACCAAAGTCattcaatcaataaataacgACAATACTGTACTACATAtctaaataaatacattattCCGTACCTGATTGTCGCCATCTAAAGTCTGAGAACGCACAAATGAATCCATGGACTCTTCCTATACAGCAAGAAAAAGACTAGTTGGTAAATTGGTCTCACTGCATTATATGAGTCAGTACAGTAAAAAAcataaaactcaacaaataAGTGACAAGTTAGAATCAATAAAATGTAGCTACAAGCAGTCATATAGACATGTCGACTAGCAAGTCGACAAACCAGCAGCGATATAGAATACTCCAACCCAAACTTTCAAAGAATGTGTGTGTTCTCAAAGAGAGATGATGATTAATGAAAACCCTTTAGCAAAAGTTTGCcatattattaaaattaaaaaataatacaatttttgaTGAACAAGAGTAATCTTACTAACCACACTTCTAAATGCTGTAATTGATCCAAATGGTTTGATCCCTAATAGAATATCATGAAAACTTTCCTCGTTTGCACTCTCCAATCCGCATTGCCAACATGTCACATAGTCTTTCCTCTTCCCTTCATAAAGCCGGCTGATAAGATCCTCCTTGTTTGTTTTCACCAACTCTTGTTCCAAAGCATCAAACATGACTTGATACAACTGATGCACGTCGTCTTGTTCAAATGCCTTAGAACTGTCCCATCCAAAGCTCTTTGTCACTCCAACAGTGCTAACAGACCTTCCGGAATTCTAGAACCAACATCCACATGCCTTAATTGCAGCAAACTCAATAACCacaataaaaaattttatCACTTAACTACCAATGTAAAAATTTTATTACATGTAAATCAATTATAAGACAACAGTCAGTATAGCTTGTATTGCAGATATCAGGTTAGCAGCTTAACTGAGTGGGAATTACCTGCAATTGATAGAATAGTTGTTTCAACTGGAAGGGAATGCTCATTTCTTCACTCTCTGGTGCAATAACAAACTCAAATctgcacacacccacacattacataatacagtagtagtacgtacagtcagaccttgttATTCCAACCATGTCTGTCCTATGGGTTTCTGTCGGACAAATGCGACTGTCAGATTATTGGAACAAATACGCAGTGACtcatgtaaattggtttcaaGTGTACTTTTGTCAGAAATTAAGTGAGTGTTGTCGAATTATCAGGTGTTGGAATAGCAAGATCTGACTGTAGTAAGtcaacatgcatgtatataaaTAGTACAGTATACCTGCAGAGTGCATTTCGAAATTCAGGTGTCATGTACAGAGTTTGCAAAAGACTGTTAAGATAACACGTCGCACCTTGATTTACCAAACCCACAAATTCTACACAATCAAAACCATAAACTCACTATCATTTTGAATTTACTCACAACTCAACTAATTTAATAATTCCAttagaaaaattaaaagtaGCTAACACAAGACTAAAAAAATAATTGTGAATATGCTGTGTTCTGTACTGTTTCACAGAATCACTGCTGACAGCAATATTGGTCAATATATTCCATGCATTTACCAAGAGAATAGAACGTGTAGATATCCCAGTATACACATATTAACTCCACCAAAACTTAAACAAGTTCAATCCTATACGTCTAGATCCCTTTCTTAACAATTGCAGGCTCTTTGTCACACTGGCTTTGCTATACTGTAATTGTGTAATGACTTGCGGCTTCTCTTGTTGCtcttaaattaaattaagcTCCTTAGTTGTGATCTTGATTTTGTTGCTAGTCTGATTCATTTTCTATCCACTCTTCCAGCCTTTAGTGTATTTCCTGAAACTGTATTGACACAGGCTGATGGGAAGAAATCCTACATGAAGTCGTTTCCACATCCAGCTAACCCACAAGAACGGCCTCCTCGCCTTTTGTCGCTCCTGTATCCAGCATTTACACACACATTCTCCACACCCACTAAAATATCGTATCCTCCACTATAATCAGCTAACTTAACAAAACACTAATTTggtcatttattatttaatttgcAATTTCCTAGTTTCCTGTtgcaacataattaattaatattaattttgctGTAGACTGTAGCTACTTCAAGTAACCTTACTGGGTTTAGCCCTTGATACTGTACTGCTAGACGTCGCTCCAGCCAGAGGGTCACGAGCTGCAGTTGCAGCTGCCGTGCTAGTGGACGCAGGCAAATCTTCTTCACATTCTCCGACTTCCTGTACCGCCTACGCATTCAAGTCTACTAGTTGTAAGCCCGGTTTACTACAAGAAGCAAGGATCAACCTTATCGTCCTCCAATGGTTCCTTGTGCTTGTCAACTGGGCACTCCTCGCCTGGCTGCTTATCCAATGTTTCCTCATGGTCACTTAGTAGTCGTGCCAACAATTTTACAGTCCTAACGTTCTCGTTCAGTCCGAGAAGCACTTGCAACGTTAGCTCGGGGTCAGACTTATCTACTATTTTATCTTCGTTTTTCCCTTTATTCCACAGTAAGTCAAAGCTCTCTTCCACCAATCCGAAGATTTTAGCAACTTCCTGGTACAGCTGGCTGACTGACCAATTAGGCGGCAGCTGCAACTCTGTTGACTGCAAATTTTTGTCGCTCGT is a genomic window of Corticium candelabrum chromosome 11, ooCorCand1.1, whole genome shotgun sequence containing:
- the LOC134186662 gene encoding ubiquitin carboxyl-terminal hydrolase 47-like isoform X2 produces the protein MWTFIIELEMTSDKNLQSTELQLPPNWSVSQLYQEVAKIFGLVEESFDLLWNKGKNEDKIVDKSDPELTLQVLLGLNENVRTVKLLARLLSDHEETLDKQPGEECPVDKHKEPLEDDKAVQEVGECEEDLPASTSTAAATAARDPLAGATSSSTVSRAKPKFVGLVNQGATCYLNSLLQTLYMTPEFRNALCRFEFVIAPESEEMSIPFQLKQLFYQLQNSGRSVSTVGVTKSFGWDSSKAFEQDDVHQLYQVMFDALEQELVKTNKEDLISRLYEGKRKDYVTCWQCGLESANEESFHDILLGIKPFGSITAFRSVEESMDSFVRSQTLDGDNQYYCDNCQRKCRAEKGLKFTSFPYLLTLLLKRFDFDYWTMKRVKVTDRMTFPVQLNLNKYIDSECSGQQLNGGADEGDDTTDTSSHMPEASASSSNNSQGPYVYELFSILVHTGSAYSGHYYAYIRSFSDNQWYCFNDQTVSKVREEDIRSTFGEQSAWYTSSKPTAYMLMYRQTCQERNEDFLPSRKYSEGDMKEEKEAKNEQEQDHKEPKNEQEQDHVKCKVTEEDIESTFGEQTRYGYTSLNPTAYMLMYRQKCKERNEDFLQPTSHSEDGTTEDKEHENEQEHGHWKHKDVAVVPSSAVKAEAAEKVHEGSDLTRDACLYDQTHPLEAPVRIEFFAFLCKHTVGRQNWRLFAEHLHLSQKDIENIASESMEPTDGVVEERLRVWLQNLHAKTSISDLLVATCCAGWGDWIELIAQYVS
- the LOC134186662 gene encoding ubiquitin carboxyl-terminal hydrolase 47-like isoform X3, coding for MVGITRFEFVIAPESEEMSIPFQLKQLFYQLQNSGRSVSTVGVTKSFGWDSSKAFEQDDVHQLYQVMFDALEQELVKTNKEDLISRLYEGKRKDYVTCWQCGLESANEESFHDILLGIKPFGSITAFRSVEESMDSFVRSQTLDGDNQYYCDNCQRKCRAEKGLKFTSFPYLLTLLLKRFDFDYWTMKRVKVTDRMTFPVQLNLNKYIDSECSGQQLNGGAEDEGDDTTDTSSHMPEASASSSNNSQGPYVYELFSILVHTGSAYSGHYYAYIRSFSDNQWYCFNDQTVSKVREEDIRSTFGEQSAWYTSSKPTAYMLMYRQTCQERNEDFLPSRKYSEGDMKEEKEAKNEQEQDHKEPKNEQEQDHVKCKVTEEDIESTFGEQTRYGYTSLNPTAYMLMYRQKCKERNEDFLQPTSHSEDGTTEDKEHENEQEHGHWKHKDVAVVPSSAVKAEAAEKVHEGSDLTRDACLYDQTHPLEAPVRIEFFAFLCKHTVGRQNWRLFAEHLHLSQKDIENIASESMEPTDGVVEERLRVWLQNLHAKTSISDLLVATCCAGWGDWIELIAQYVS
- the LOC134186662 gene encoding ubiquitin carboxyl-terminal hydrolase 47-like isoform X1; this translates as MWTFIIELEMTSDKNLQSTELQLPPNWSVSQLYQEVAKIFGLVEESFDLLWNKGKNEDKIVDKSDPELTLQVLLGLNENVRTVKLLARLLSDHEETLDKQPGEECPVDKHKEPLEDDKAVQEVGECEEDLPASTSTAAATAARDPLAGATSSSTVSRAKPKFVGLVNQGATCYLNSLLQTLYMTPEFRNALCRFEFVIAPESEEMSIPFQLKQLFYQLQNSGRSVSTVGVTKSFGWDSSKAFEQDDVHQLYQVMFDALEQELVKTNKEDLISRLYEGKRKDYVTCWQCGLESANEESFHDILLGIKPFGSITAFRSVEESMDSFVRSQTLDGDNQYYCDNCQRKCRAEKGLKFTSFPYLLTLLLKRFDFDYWTMKRVKVTDRMTFPVQLNLNKYIDSECSGQQLNGGAEDEGDDTTDTSSHMPEASASSSNNSQGPYVYELFSILVHTGSAYSGHYYAYIRSFSDNQWYCFNDQTVSKVREEDIRSTFGEQSAWYTSSKPTAYMLMYRQTCQERNEDFLPSRKYSEGDMKEEKEAKNEQEQDHKEPKNEQEQDHVKCKVTEEDIESTFGEQTRYGYTSLNPTAYMLMYRQKCKERNEDFLQPTSHSEDGTTEDKEHENEQEHGHWKHKDVAVVPSSAVKAEAAEKVHEGSDLTRDACLYDQTHPLEAPVRIEFFAFLCKHTVGRQNWRLFAEHLHLSQKDIENIASESMEPTDGVVEERLRVWLQNLHAKTSISDLLVATCCAGWGDWIELIAQYVS